Proteins from a single region of Styela clava chromosome 1, kaStyClav1.hap1.2, whole genome shotgun sequence:
- the LOC144424282 gene encoding kelch-like protein 28, translating to MSEMEEKINTDSKEHAVEILQQLNEYRKTGRHCDFMIKAGSEELPVHKNIVSASSDYFKAMLSHENVETKSGVVEIKEFDEVCVKKCVDFIYTGDAYVAKEKRETLMGVAHMMQLQRLCDSIAIFLEDDLDPRSFFQTKKIANRNRPV from the exons atgtcagaaatggaagaaaaaatcAATACAGATTCTAAAGAACATGCTGttgaaattttacaacaatTGAATGAATATCGTAAAACTGGACGTCATTGTGATTTCATGATCAAAGCTGGATCTGAGGAACTTCCTGTTCATAAGAATATTGTGTCGGCAAGTTCcgattattttaaagcaatgtTATCTCATGAAAATGTGGAAACAAAATCTGGTGTTGTTGAAATAAAGGAATTTGATGAagtttgtgttaaaaaatgtgTTGATTTCATTTACACTGGGGATGCTTATGTTGCCAAAGAAAAACGTGAAACACTCATGGGTGTCGCTCACATGATGCAGCTGCAAAGACTTTGTGATAGTATCGCAATTTTTCTGGAAGATGATCTTGATCCTAGAtcgttttttcaaactaaaaaaattgcgAATAG AAATCGCCCAGTCTGA
- the LOC120325487 gene encoding kelch-like protein 25, whose protein sequence is MGVTHMMQLQRLCDSITIFLEDDLDPRSFFQTKKIANRYNCKQLEEKCNQFALQRFKEIAQSDEFMKLDEKFISFLMESKETKAKEEVKCRMLLAWTKHDIDERKECFLSLVMKFQLTKMTLSYRRFLVENETLLYKSFEALRLLTLSILDSHGDISSKDVNLTEKKQLVVFDPTSERMHSHDVDDKTWTPMQTIDQAIIQNTLYSAVVMESYIYVICTNKSFYSLEYAESNAKWEQMANANLQNACAVALDGFVYGIEYEKYSNIMERYDSSNNRWTRLTNKSLDMDHESLVAADGKVFCIAGSNQLYRATNQVEIYDPVTSTWSMDDRSLNEARYSASATATEEGIYVMGGYNVDGRSTLTTVEFRSSVTKTWMMLKPMNNAREEFGSCVIDKKVYVIGGNGIPANIEEYDPATKEWKIIETIQGKNIVPMATVAISI, encoded by the coding sequence ATGGGTGTCACTCACATGATGCAGCTGCAAAGACTTTGTGATAGTATCACAATTTTTCTGGAAGATGATCTTGATCCTAGAtcgttttttcaaactaaaaaaattgcgAATAGGTACAACTGTAAACAACTTGAGGAAAAATGCAATCAATTTGCATTGCAACGTTTTAAAGAAATTGCCCAGTCTGATGAGTTTATGAaacttgatgaaaaatttatttcatttctgatggaATCAAAGGAAACAAAAGCAAAGGAAGAAGTGAAATGTAGGATGTTGTTAGCATGGACCAAACATGATATTGATGAAAGAAAAGAATGTTTTCTTAGTTTGGTGATGAAATTTCAGTTGACAAAAATGACTTTGTCATATAGAagatttcttgttgaaaatgaaacattactataTAAATCATTTGAGGCACTCCGATTGCTAACCCTATCCATTCTTGACAGTCATGGGGATATCAGCTCAAAAGATGTCAATTTAACAGAGAAAAAACAGCTTGTTGTTTTTGACCCAACGTCTGAAAGAATGCATTCTCATGATGTTGATGATAAAACATGGACACCAATGCAAACCATAGATCAAGCAATTATACAGAATACATTATATTCTGCTGTAGTGATGGAATCTTACATTTATGTGATTTGTACAAATAAATCGTTTTATAGTCTTGAATATGCTGAATCAAATGCAAAGTGGGAACAAATGGCAAATGCAAATCTTCAGAATGCTTGTGCAGTTGCACTTGATGGTTTTGTTTATGGTATTGAGTATGAAAAATACTCAAACATTATGGAAAGATATGATTCATCAAATAATAGATGGACCAGACTAACAAACAAATCATTGGATATGGATCATGAATCTTTGGTGGCTGCTGATGGAAAGGTGTTTTGTATTGCAGGAAGTAATCAACTATATCGAGCAACAAACCAAGTTGAGATTTATGATCCTGTCACATCAACTTGGTCAATGGATGATAGATCATTGAATGAAGCAAGATATTCTGCTTCTGCAACAGCTACAGAGGAGGGGATATATGTCATGGGAGGTTATAATGTTGATGGAAGATCAACTCTCACTACTGTTGAATTTCGTTCATCTGTAACTAAAACTTGGATGATGTTGAAACCAATGAATAATGCTAGAGAAGAGTTTGGTAGTTGTGTGATTGATAAGAAAGTTTATGTCATTGGTGGAAATGGAATTCCTGCAAATATAGAGGAATATGATCCTGCAACAAAAGAATGGAAAATCATTGAAACAATACAAGGGAAAAATATAGTTCCAATGGCAACTGTTGCAATATCTATATAA
- the LOC144425409 gene encoding kelch-like protein 23, giving the protein MDLDEKFISSLMESKETKAKEEVKCRMLLAWTNHDIDERKECFLSLVMKFQLTKMTLSYRRFLVANEPLIFESAKSLQLLTLSVFDSTGNFSVKNVGLTNNKRLVVFDQTSQRMHSHDVDDKTWTPMQTIDQAIVQNTLYSAVVMESYIYVICRNGSFYRLEYAESSAKWKQMANTNLQNACAVVLDGFVYGIEYQSYSNIMERYDPSNNVWIRLTNKSLILAVESLVAADGKVFCIAGQFNQQYRATNQVEIYDPVTSTWSMDNRSLNEARYHASATATEEGIYVMGGYDNNRGSTLTTVEFRSSVTKTWMMLKPMKTARAQFSSCLIDGKVYVIGGNGNPANIEEYDPETKEWKIIETIPGKNITPMATVAISI; this is encoded by the coding sequence ATGGAtcttgatgaaaaatttatttcatctctGATGGAATCAAAGGAAACAAAAGCAAAGGAAGAAGTGAAATGTAGGATGTTGTTAGCATGGACCAACCATGATATTGATGAAAGAAAAGAATGCTTTCTTAGTTTGGTGATGAAATTTCAGTTGACAAAAATGACTTTATCATATAGAAGATTTCTTGTTGCAAATGAGCCACTGATATTTGAATCTGCAAAATCGCTTCAGTTATTGACTTTGTCAGTTTTTGACAGTACTGGAAATTTTAGCGTAAAAAATGTGGGATTAACAAACAATAAACGGCTTGTTGTTTTTGATCAAACTTCTCAAAGAATGCATTCACATGATGTTGATGATAAAACATGGACACCAATGCAAACCATAGATCAAGCAATTGTACAGAATACATTATATTCTGCTGTAGTGATGGAATCTTACATTTATGTGATTTGTAGAAATGGATCGTTTTATAGACTTGAATATGCTGAATCAAGTGCAAAGTGGAAACAAATGGCAAATACAAATCTTCAGAATGCATGTGCAGTTGTACTTGATGGTTTTGTGTATGGTATTGAGTATCAGAGTTACTCAAACATTATGGAAAGATATGATCCATCGAATAATGTATGGATCAGACTAACAAACAAATCATTGATTCTAGCTGTTGAATCTTTGGTGGCTGCTGATGGAAAGGTGTTTTGTATTGCAGGACAATTTAATCAGCAATATCGAGCAACAAACCAAGTTGAGATTTATGATCCTGTCACATCAACTTGGTCAATGGATAATAGATCATTGAATGAAGCAAGATATCATGCTTCGGCAACTGCTACAGAGGAAGGAATATATGTTATGGGAGGTTATGATAATAATAGAGGTTCAACTCTCACTACTGTTGAATTTCGTTCATCTGTAACTAAAACCTGGATGATGTTGAAACCAATGAAAACTGCAAGAGCACAGTTCAGTAGTTGTTTGATTGATGGGAAAGTTTATGTCATTGGTGGAAATGGAAATCCTGCAAATATAGAAGAATATGATCCTGAAACAAAAGAATGGAAAATCATTGAAACAATACCAGGAAAAAATATAACTCCAATGGCAACTGTTGCAATATCTATATAA